One window of the Lactococcus lactis genome contains the following:
- a CDS encoding DNA repair protein, with translation MDNLKKMQGPGKRWNEEQKNEVHYEKNGLVRFESLTKQKPRKIKRGKSYQVFMENIDIYLDTNEVRLEIKKLLQDTKDYLLQGIFDVLDANRYLRGNIYFLVHQGSQLNDYERKFLKSFKNIITIISICVISCLIFKYI, from the coding sequence GTGGATAATCTTAAAAAGATGCAAGGTCCTGGAAAGAGATGGAACGAAGAACAGAAGAATGAAGTTCACTATGAAAAAAATGGACTCGTTAGATTTGAAAGCCTTACTAAACAAAAGCCAAGAAAAATTAAAAGAGGAAAAAGCTATCAAGTGTTTATGGAAAATATAGATATTTATCTTGATACTAATGAGGTTAGATTAGAAATAAAAAAACTGCTTCAAGATACTAAAGATTATTTACTTCAAGGAATCTTTGATGTTCTTGATGCTAATCGTTATCTTAGAGGTAATATTTATTTTCTAGTTCATCAAGGGAGTCAATTAAATGATTATGAACGAAAGTTTCTAAAATCATTTAAAAATATCATTACAATCATTAGTATTTGTGTGATATCATGCTTAATCTTTAAGTATATTTAA
- a CDS encoding heavy metal translocating P-type ATPase: protein MSNKTHSSNHDEMMSEHHHNHEMMDMEHENHEMHNMHNMDNMHDMHDMDNMDMMNHGRHMMHMGDMSKKLKVAIILMIPLLLISPIAGFTILKFPGSEILQLILGTIIFFYSGTPFFSGAKGELKSRKPAMMMLITMGITVAYAYSVYATIMSLNGHMGMNFWFELATLIVIMLIGHLIEMKAIMGAGDALKDLASLVPKKAHLKSGKDVELSELKIGDLLLVKENEKIPADGLILSQALVDESMITGESRAVNKKTNDLVYGGSLNQNQPFEMKVTTLGKDSFLNQVAELVKKAQAQKSNLENMADRVAGYLFYAALIVGIFSLVFWTISSNFSFALLLAVSVFVIACPHALGLAVPLVVSRLTSISAKNGLLIQNRTSLEKINTIKYALMDKTGTLTDGKFIVRNVIDFTDETDILQIMAALEGSSTHPIAQSIVAAAKPLENLKVEAVENIPGVGIKGQVNQNFYQIVNYKYLRENQLSYDEQKIAQYLDLGLTVSFLINEQQDVLGFIALGDSPKADAKAFINGLLAQGITPVMLTGDNKETAQKIASALNIPEFRAELKPEDKAEIVKEYQKKAGVLFIGDGVNDSPALATATIGFAIGAGTSVAISTADVVLVNSNPSDVLDMINISKRMLRKMKQNLWFGAGYNIIAIPVAAGILYPFTGIYIDPLIAAVLMSISTVIVSINAMGLRYDKK, encoded by the coding sequence ATGTCAAATAAAACTCATTCGTCTAATCACGATGAAATGATGTCTGAGCATCATCATAATCATGAAATGATGGATATGGAGCACGAAAACCATGAGATGCACAACATGCACAATATGGATAATATGCATGATATGCATGATATGGACAATATGGATATGATGAATCATGGGAGACACATGATGCATATGGGTGATATGAGTAAAAAGCTCAAAGTGGCTATCATTCTTATGATTCCGCTACTACTCATTTCACCAATCGCTGGCTTTACTATCCTTAAATTCCCCGGAAGTGAAATTTTGCAACTTATCCTTGGTACAATTATCTTCTTTTACTCTGGGACTCCTTTTTTTAGCGGAGCAAAAGGTGAATTAAAAAGCCGTAAGCCAGCCATGATGATGCTGATTACAATGGGAATTACCGTTGCCTATGCTTATTCTGTTTACGCCACAATCATGAGTCTTAACGGACATATGGGCATGAACTTCTGGTTTGAACTGGCAACTTTAATTGTCATTATGTTGATTGGTCACCTGATTGAGATGAAAGCAATCATGGGTGCTGGCGATGCATTGAAAGATTTAGCAAGCCTTGTTCCCAAAAAAGCTCACTTAAAAAGTGGGAAGGATGTGGAGCTTTCAGAACTAAAAATTGGCGATTTACTTTTAGTGAAAGAAAATGAGAAAATACCTGCAGATGGCCTTATATTAAGTCAAGCGCTCGTTGATGAGTCAATGATTACTGGTGAAAGCCGAGCAGTCAATAAAAAAACAAATGATCTTGTTTATGGTGGTTCCCTCAATCAAAACCAACCATTTGAGATGAAAGTCACAACCCTTGGAAAAGATTCATTTCTCAATCAAGTGGCCGAATTAGTCAAGAAAGCCCAAGCTCAAAAATCTAATTTGGAAAATATGGCAGATAGAGTGGCTGGTTACCTTTTCTATGCCGCACTTATTGTTGGTATCTTCTCATTAGTTTTTTGGACAATTAGTTCTAACTTTAGTTTTGCTCTACTTCTTGCGGTTTCTGTTTTTGTAATTGCATGTCCACACGCTTTAGGTCTTGCGGTTCCACTTGTTGTTTCTCGCCTAACCAGTATTTCTGCTAAAAATGGTTTATTAATTCAAAACAGAACTTCTCTAGAAAAAATAAATACAATTAAATATGCCTTAATGGATAAAACGGGAACATTAACTGACGGTAAGTTTATTGTTCGTAATGTTATTGATTTTACTGATGAAACAGACATTCTCCAAATCATGGCAGCACTTGAAGGAAGTTCCACTCACCCGATTGCTCAATCAATCGTTGCAGCTGCTAAACCTCTTGAAAATCTAAAAGTTGAAGCGGTTGAAAATATTCCAGGAGTTGGGATTAAAGGGCAAGTTAATCAAAACTTTTATCAAATTGTTAACTATAAATATCTTCGTGAAAATCAACTTTCTTATGATGAACAAAAGATTGCTCAATATTTAGATTTAGGTTTAACTGTATCTTTCCTAATCAATGAACAACAAGATGTTTTAGGATTTATTGCCTTAGGAGATTCTCCTAAAGCAGACGCGAAAGCCTTTATTAATGGTTTATTAGCCCAAGGAATTACCCCTGTTATGCTCACGGGTGATAATAAAGAAACTGCTCAAAAAATTGCTAGTGCACTAAATATTCCCGAATTTAGAGCGGAATTAAAACCTGAAGATAAAGCAGAAATTGTGAAAGAGTACCAAAAGAAAGCCGGCGTGCTTTTCATTGGTGATGGTGTCAATGATTCCCCAGCTCTTGCAACTGCTACGATTGGTTTTGCGATTGGAGCAGGAACTTCGGTTGCTATCAGTACCGCTGATGTCGTCCTAGTTAACTCCAATCCAAGTGACGTCCTGGATATGATTAATATCTCCAAACGCATGCTTAGAAAAATGAAACAAAACCTCTGGTTTGGAGCAGGCTATAACATTATTGCTATTCCTGTTGCAGCGGGTATTCTTTATCCATTTACAGGGATTTATATTGACCCTCTCATTGCAGCAGTCCTGATGTCAATCTCAACCGTGATTGTCTCAATCAACGCGATGGGATTGAGGTATGATAAAAAATAG